From the Candidatus Beckwithbacteria bacterium genome, the window TGGCCTATTCCTTTATCAGCGATTGCCTGCGGCCATTCAGACTGATGAATACTGTAGCGATTCCCGACACGCTCCCACAACTCCTCAGCGATAAACGGCGCAAAAGGCGCCAAGAGTTTCAAAAACGTTTCATAAGATTGATGGCTGATTTTTCTGGATTGTTCAATAAAATTGAGATATTTCATAAAGTCGCTGACGGCTACATTATATTTTCCGGCTTCAATCGCGCCGGTGATACGATCAATGAGGATATTGGTTGTCTTTATCTCTTCAGCTGATGGGTTTTCATCGTAAACTTTTTGTGGTAATTGCCAAACTTTATCCACAAACCGGCGTGGGCCGACCAAGGCCTTATTATCCCAAACCTTTGATTGTTCCAATGGCCCCAAAAACATTTCGTATAGCCTTAGGGCATCACTGCCAAACTCATTGGCAACGTCCAAAGGGTTAACCGCATTACCCCATCTTTTGCTCATCTTCCGGCCGTCAGCCCCTAAAATCATCCCCTGATGTGTCAACTTGGTAAACGGTTCGTTAAAATTGATTACTCCTAAATCATATAGCACTTTGGTGATAAACCGGGCATATAGCAAGTGACCGGTAGTGTGATCGGCTCCGCCGATATAGAAATCAACCGGTAACCATTTCTTTAATAATTGTTTACTGCCAATACTTTGATGATTGTGAGGATCGGCAAAACGCATATAATACCAGGCGGAATCGACAAAAGTATCCAGGGTTTTGGTTTCTCTTTCGGCCGGGCCGTGACAATTGGGACATTGAGTATGTAAAAATTGCTTTGATTTAGCCAGTGGCGGTTCTCCGGTTGGAGTAAAATCGGCCATTTCCGGTAACAGTACCGGTAATTGGTTCTCCGACACCGGCTGGTCGCCACAGGATTGACAGTGGACTATGGGAATAGGCGCTCCCCAATATCTTTCCCGAGAAATTAACCAGTCTCTTAATTTATATCTGATTGCCGGCCGGGCTTTTCTACCTAAGCGGCGCAATGTCTTTTCTCTATCTGCTGAGTTAGTTTTCCCCGCTTGGTTATCTTGAAGTTGTTCAAGCCGAATTCCGTCGGATTGATTCATCAGGACATAATCGGCTACCCAAATTTCCATGTGATCACCGGTTAACGGGTTAGTGGCAGAGTTGCCGGTAAAAACTCCGGTCCTGTCTTTTTGTTGTTTTCTTGATAATTCAGACTTGGAAGCAACGGCAGTTAAATAGTCAGCAACCTCTTTCCTGTTTTGGTTAACGACAATTTTGTTCAGATTGGGATGTTCAGGAGCCATAACGATGTAACCTGGTCGGTTGAAGGATTCCGGTTCGGGGGTAAAAACAACCAGATTACCCTCGGTCTGTTCTAAATCAACCTGTATCTCTACTCCCTCAGTCCGTCCGATCCAGTTTCTCTGACCTTCTTTGGTTGATTCCGGCCAATCCAAACTATCTAAATCAGCGATTAAACGATCAGCGTAAGCGGTAATTTTAAAGAACCACTGTTCAATATTTCTAGTGACCACTTCAGTATTGCAACGTTCGCAGTGACCGTCATTAACCTGTTCGTTGGCCAGAACGGTCTTACAGTCAGTACACCAGTTAACCGGGGCTTCGGATTTATAAGCCAGGCCTTTTTCATATAAAGCCAGAAAGATTGACTGAGTAAACTGGTAAAATTCCGCCTTGGAGGTGTCGATTTCCCGGGCCCAATCAATGCTGAAACCGGTCCGAATACATTGTTTTCTAAATACGTCAGCATTTTCTTCGGTAACCTTGTGCGGATTTTTCCCGGTTTTAATGGCGAAATTTTCCGTGGGCAAACCGAAAGCATCCCAACCCATAGGATGCAAAACCTCAAAACCGTTCATTCTTTTATAGCGGGATAAAATATCCGTGGCAGTGTAGCCCTCGACGTGGCCGACGTGCAAACCGGCACCCGAGGGATAAGGATACATATCCAAAATAAAAGCCTTAGGCTTGGGAGAATCATCTTTGGCCCGATACAACCTATCCTCAACCCAACGATTCATCCATTTTGTTTCTATCACCTGATGGGGAAACTTACCCAATTCCTGTGCCGTAATTTCTCTGCTTCTGGGAGACATAGATTTAACACAATATCACATTATAGGGCTTTTTTCAAGATTGTTCGATATTGGGTAAATTTCCGGCAGCTTTTGAGGCTTAATTTCCGGGGATGAGAGAAATTTATCGGAAATTGATTGAGAATCGATGCCGGTTTACCACCTAAAACAATAATCCTATCTGAAAGAAAAATCGCTTCATCAATATCATGGGTGACCAATAAAGTAGTTTTTTTGGTTAAAGAAAAAATTCTGTCCAGTTCCAGATGCAATTCTTCTCTCAAATGATGGTCTAATGAGTCAAATGGTTCATCGAGGATCAAAAAATCCGGATTCACCGCTAAGGCTCTGGCTAAAGATAATCTTTTTTTCATGCCACCGGAAAGATGATTGGGAAAATATTCCCGGGCATCGTTTAAACCTACCAGCTTTAGGTATTGACTGATATTGTTTTCATCCCGGCTAACCAATTGCATATTTTCCCCGACGGTTAACCATTTGAATAAATCATTTTCCTGATTGACAACAATCCGATTTTTTCCCGGTTTTTTAACCTCTATATTGTTAATTAAAATCTGACCGGTTTTGGCAAGAAGATAGCCGGCTAAGATATTGACCAAGGTAGTTTTTCCACAGCCGGATCGGCCCAAGATTGACACAAATTCTCCATTTTTAATATTAAAATTTATATTGGCTAATATCGGTTTCGACGGAGAATGATTATTGCCGGGATAAGAAAAAAATACATTTTTTATATTAATCATATCTGTTTAATTCCAAATGATTATTTTTTTCTCCAGTAACTCAATCAGTTTTTGCAGTAAATTACCGATAACGCCAATAAAAATCATCCCAACAATAATATTATCCGTTTGCAATAATAGTCGGTTTAACTGAATATAGTAGCCTAATCCCGATTGAGCGGCGATCAACTCGGCGGCGATCACACTCATCCAGGCCATACCGATACCGATCTTTAAACCGGTAAAAATATACGGCAAAGAAAAAAATAATAAAATCTTAATAAAATAAGTGGCTTTATTAATCTCAAAAGAAGAGGCAACATTTTTATAGATTACCGGGATGGAAATTGCTCCAAAATAGGTATTGGTAAATATGGGGAAAAAAGCTCCTAAGAAAACAATAAAATAAGCCGAGGCGTTGCCTAGTCCAAAAATAATTATGGCAATGGGTATCCAGGCGATGGGTGGGATGGGACGTAATAACTCAACAAATAGCTTAAGATCTTTCAGACGTTGATCGTAGCCCAGAATCAATCCGAGAAAAACTCCGGCAACCCCAGCCAGAGTAAACCCAATTAAAATTCTAGACAAACTTGAACCAATATCCAAATAAAATTCCCGATCCGAAAGATTTTTGATCAGCGCCGTCAAAATTTGCCAAATTGAAGGGAAAAAATGATTAGGGAATATGACGTTAAGCGCCTGATAAATAACAACCAATAAAATGATTAACAAAAACTTTTTCACACTTTATAGCCTAAATTAGTTAATTCATTTCTGATTTTTAATTCCAGTCGGGAAAGTTTATTTTTATTCGTCACTTTTGAGGCGTTATAATCTATCAAGATTTTCTTTAACCCAGCAACTTTGCCGGATGATTCTTCCCGTAAAATAGTCCCGTTTTGATGATAGAAAATGGCTATTTTATTGAGTTGATCCCGGGCGGCTTCCTTAAACAAGTAGGTTTTAAGCGGTTTAACGGTTTTTTTAGTTTTCATTGCCATTTTTTGATGGTCGGCAATCTGTTTCTTAGTCGCAATTGAAAGCCAGCATTGAGAAACGGCAAATTTAGCTACCGGCCTATTCTTGCCGGAAGTAAAAATATCCAATTTTGAACCGTCCAGTTTCTGATTTTTATCCTGATAAGGCAATAAGGCCTTAATGGTGGGCGCCAGATCAATAGTTCTGACCAAATTCTCCTCAATTCTAGGAGCAATCTGCCGGCCATAAACAATCAAAGGCACCCGCAGGACATTATCGGAAATGGAGTTATGGTGTGCCTCAGAATCAGCATCCCATTCTTCCCCGTGGTCGGAGAAAATAAAAAGCAGCGCCTGGTTGTTGTCAACAAAATTTTTAACCACGTTGATAAACCGATCAAACCGGTGTGCCATAAAGTAATTAATTCCTTCCAAATAAAGACTGAATAAATCGTTGTACAAATGCTCCCGGTACAGTTTTTCAATAATGTATTTGTAGTGTAAAAGCAATTCTGTATCCTGTTTGTTCCTGAAAGTTTCTGTCAAAATGTCGTTCGGTTTCCGCCATTCCCGATTGGATATGCGGTACTTTTTCTCCAAGGAACTCACTTTATTGATGTAATCCTGGCCGCCAAATTTTAAAATATGAAAACCATAAGGATAATGCACACCGCCAAAATGAAAAAAAGACAGTGTATTATTGGCTTTGTTACTGATAAGAGTTTTAAAAGCCTTAGCTTCGTCTTCGATAAAATAGTGGTCAATACCGTTGGTAAACCCTAAAGAGCGGCCTAAAATTACCGGAAAATCCGTCTGGAAAATGGTCGTATAACCTTGCTTTTTAGCCCATTCAAATATGGTCGGTTGAATCAATCTTCGATTGAAGAATTCATAAATGCCGTTATGTAACGGCCACTGGCCGGTAAAGTAGGCCGCATGAGAGGCAGAAGTATAAGGAGCAGCCGAGAAACAATTATTATAATATAAGCCCGAGTTAAGAATTTTATCCAGAGCCTCGGTTTTAAGAGAAATTTTAGTTGCGTGCTGCTGTAAATAGTCTCGGGCCCGGGGAGAAGCGTTAATGCAATCGGCCCGCAAGGTATCAATGGAAACTAAAATTATATGCATAGTTTATATAAATTCTGCTTTTCATTTTGATCTTTTTTCAAATCGTACAATTCTACCTGATCGCTGCCTAAATGAAAAATTAATTTATATTGGTTGGACACTCTAAGGGAAAGCTTATTTCTGGCATTTTTAAACTGGCCGGTGGTCTGGGTTTGCTCTTCGGGATAAAAAGTTTCCGAATAGGCTGAAAGGTCCAAACGGGCATTGGCTTTGATAATCGGCATTAAAGAAACACCGTCGTTTTTAGTCTTAAGTTTAGTGTCTAGCAAATCCAAGATCGTCGGAAAAACATCAACCAATCTTACCTGTTGCTGAATTTTTTTATTGGTTGGCAGCGTTTTATCTTTGATTATCAGGACGACTTTTTGTGTCTGATCATAAAGCAGACAGCCATGGCCGCATTCTTCCGGATGCCCGAGTTTTTTCCCACCTTTATCATTGGGGTATAAACCTTCTAAATCCTCGCCATGATCGGAAAAACAAATAACAGTTGTATTGTCGTATAAATTATTTTTTTTCAGGTATTGAATAAATTCGCCTAAATAATGATCGGCATAAGCGACTTCTTCTTCGTAGTAATTTTTACCGCCCCATTTTTCCGGCGCTTTATAGGGCCAATGGGCGTCAAAAAAATGAATAAAAAGGAAAAACGGCTTATTTTTCTTGGTCTCCAGCCAGGCTTTGGCCCGGGAAACAACGAGGGGGGCACGTTTGAGCGCCGATCCCCGCTTTTTAACATCAATAGTTAAAAGCGGATCAGAACCATCAGCTAGTTTGTGAATTTCGTCGTCATAATGATCAAAACCCCTGGAAAAACCATACCAGCGATTCATACCCGGGCAGGAAACAATTGCCCCAGTTGAGTATCCCTGTTTTTTAAAAGCTTGGGCGACTGTAACTGCTTTTGGATTAAGTTTTTCTTTAAATAAATGCCTAAGGCCGTGATTGTATGGTTGTAAGCCGGTAAAAACAGTGGCATGACTGGCGGGAGTAAAAGGAGAAGAGGAAATGGTATTGAGGAAAGTGGTACCCTGATTTCTTAACGTTTCGATGGTTTTAAATTGACCGCTGTAAGCGACGTCCGCCCGGACAGTGTCTAAAGAAATCAAGATAACATTTTTCATCTTATTTCAAAGCGGCGGCTTGAAGATAAGACAGGTCAATATAATCTTTCATCGTGACTCTGGTCTTGACCAAAGACTGATTGAAAATAAAATCGGCCGCTTCCTGCATGATGGTGTAATCATCATCGATAAATCCCAGCCGGATATCAGCGGCAGAGTTAAGCGATAGATTGGGTTCGATAGCGGCGGCAATCTGCAATGACTTTGGAGTAATAGTCAATTTTGACTCGGCAGTAAACCAAGCATCGGCAGTGGAAACATTATTACGGTAGTAATCGTAGGCAGAATTAAACGCTTTTAAAAATTGAACCGGGGCTGGGGAATTAGCCTGAATATACTCTTTGGACATAACAATGAGGGAAATTACCTTGCCGACGGTTAAGGTCCTGATCAAACCTTTTTCTTCGAAGATTGCCGGCGTGGGATCAAAGCCGGCTAAAGCATCCATTTTCCCCCATTTGACGGCTTCCGGATCACGGACCAAATCACTTTGCTCATAAATATCCAAATTGACATTATTAACATCTTTTTTCGTATCTAAACCTGCGTCTTGTTCAGCTTTTAGGGCCATTCTTTGGGCGGCGGCGCCAAACGGCATGCCGACCGTTTTACCTTTTAAATCCGCCACCGTTTTTATAGGAGATTTTGGCGGTACGTAAAGAGACACCCGGTTATACATGAGCCGGCCGATAATTACCCAGTTGGGATTTTTGCCTAATAATGTCGCTGTCGGCTGGTCAGCGGTAAAAATCACGTCCACTTCTCCGGCCAAAGCCGCTTCGTTTAACGGCGGTCCGGAATTAAACCCTTTGAATTCAGCTTTCAAACCGTTTTTCTGCAAGATATCAGTATTCTTTAAGACTTGGGTTAATTGACCTTCGGTTGCCCAAGGCACTTGCCAGCCGATGCGGATATTCGTTAATTGCACGGGCGTGGTTTGGGGTTTAGGAAAAAGCTTATCTTTAAATACAAAAATCATCACTAGTAAAAAAATCCCCAGCAGTATTTTTTTCATATACATTTGGATTGTAGCACAAAGATAGAAAAAAGTAGCCAACTATGATATTATAGGACTAATTATGACATTTCCAGAACTCAAAGACTTATCGCCGAAAATTGATATCCAACAAGAACAAAAGTTTGTTACTGATCAGTTTTTGCAGTTTTATGAAGAAAATGGATATCAATCTTTGCCTTCAGCCGATTTGTTACCTCAAGATGACCAGTCGGTACTTTTTACCGGAGCGACGATTACACCACTTAAAAAATTTCTGGAAGAGGGTGTGGCGACACCGGGTTTAGTCATGGTGCAAAAATGTCTGCGCACCAAACGTTTGGAGGAAATGACTAACCTGAGTAAAATTTCGGATTGGACGCATTACTTTACCATGTGCGGCATTTTAGCCGCTCCCGGCCGGGCCGAAACCGTAGCCAATGAGGCATTTGAATTATTAATAAATCGATTGAAAATTAACCCCGAGAATTTATTGGTCGAAGCGGCTTCTGCTGATCGTGACTTATCAACTTTTTGGAGTAACAAAGGCACAAGAGTTATCGAGGATTCTCAACCGAAAAATTATTACCATTGGCATTATGGCATCCCTGGAATATCCGGAAGAGGTATAAATCTGCAGCTAAGATTTGGTCAAAACAGTACTTACCGGGATTTGGGCAATCTTATCAGCGTTGAAGATGCCAACAGCCGAGTGATAGCTTATGAATTTGGTTTCGGCTTGGAGTCACTGATAGCGACAAAGCATGGATTTAAAAAACCAATGGAGGCCAGTCTGGTCAGTTCGGTTATCCCTTATAAGGAAGGTTTACAGGAAAAATTTATTGATACGTTGATGGCTGCGGCGGTAATTTTCCATTACGGGGTTGAACCGGGAAGAGGTAAGGAAAAACATGTTTTGAAAAAACTGATCAAAGGTTTAAGTTTTTTGCGAAGAAAAATGTCGATAGACAATGATCAAATTAAAGATTGGTGTGAGAAGTTCGAAACAGTTGAATTTGGTAACAGTGATAGCGGAGATAAACTAATTAACGGCATTATAGTTTATGAACAACAACTGGCAAAATTTTTTGATTATGCCAAAAATCAAGTTCATGCCCATCAACTTAGAAATGACTTAGGTGAAAAACTTTTGGAAAAACTTAATAGGCAAGGTGGAGATATGGGAATTTTACCTGTGGAAATTGAAGAAGTAATTATAAAAAATTATCCCAAGGTAGACTAATAAAATCTTCAGCGTTTCTTAGTATTGTTTCTCCCCAATAATCAGGATATTTCTTACAAACATACTGGCTTACAATACACGCGGCGAATCTAATTTCTTTGGGGTTAAAGCGTAAAATTTCTTTTTTAGCTAATGCAAAAGTTTCTCCAGTAGCAACAATATCATCAACACAAAGTACTTTTTTTCTCTCAAGAGATTTGGAAAGATTACTGGAAATTACTCTCGATTTAATTTTTTCATTTTTTTCATTATAAGAATAGATTCTTATCCATTCAAAATCCTTTGTCTTCAGGGCCTTGGCAACCATCACCGCAGGAATTAAGCCTGAATTTCCAACAGCCACAATCACATCCGGCTTGAAGCCGTTTTTTTTTATTTTATTCAAAAGTTTTAAAGTGTGTAATTCAAAATCTTTCCATTTAATTTTCATATAAGTTATGACCACCATTTGCTTTGAGCTAATGGGACAACCTTTAAACCAAAATTTTCTTTTAACCATTTTGGTATTTGGGTCTTCATCACCAAAAATTCTGAGGCGGCATGGGAAACCCCGATTAGACTGAAATCAATTGCCTTGGCATACTCCAGCACTTTGGCGGTATTTTGTTTGCCCCAATCGCTTCGGTAATGGCTGAAAATCTCGCCGGTAATATAAGCTTGAGCGCCTTTTTTCCGGCAGGTTTGGGAGTATTTAATTTCATCGCCGCCGCCGGCAACAATACCGATTTTGGTGATTCTGTCTAGTTTTTTTCCGGCAAAATCAACATAGGGAATTCCAAACAGTCGTTTTAGTTTGATAATTAAAGCCTCTGTTGAGATAGGATTAATGGTAGCAGTCAAACCGGCATAGCCATTACCGTAAGGTAAAAACTCGCTGTTAATAGTCGCCTGCAGGCCGGCCGCAATCGCCCGGCCGGTGCTGATTTTTTGGTGATAATCTAAAGGGGCGTGACAACTATAAAGAGATAGTTTTTTTTTGATTATTTTTTTAAGCAAATCAGAATTAAGAGGTAAAAACCCCCGGCCTAAATTACCCCTGGGGTCGCCACACTCTAAAATAATCGGGTGATGTAAAAAAAGCAGATCCCCTTGATTTGATTGGGAAATAAATTTTTGGAGAATTTCATTACCGGGAAAAGCGGCAGTAAACATCGTCTGAATTTTAGCCGCACCCTTAATCATTAGACCATTAAATCTTAGGATAAAATCTGGCTCGAATATCTTTTTCCATTCAATATTGGTTTGGTGATAAACCTCAGGGACAAACTTGCTCATGGCCGGATCTTTAGCTAACTTTTTAACTTTGAAGAAGGTGTCTAAGGAATCGACTACTTGGGTAAGGGTAGGACTAAAAAAGGTATTGCCCATGTTCTTGGGATGAAATTGATTTTTGTATCCGATGGGAAAACTGCAAGGCTAATTCTGCTAATTTAACAGAGTCTTTAATATTATCTGCTTCTGTCAACGCCAGGCTCATCTTTTTAAGGGATTGCTCAAAGTCCCAAATTGACTGATTAGTGCCGGGGAAAACAACAATCTGTTGAACCATTAACAGATTTCCCTGCATACCAGAATGGTCGTCAGGGCAAAAAACAACCCGCTTAAATTTGATTGTGGAGTGACAACCGCATTTCTCGGCAAGATTATCCACGGTTTGAGTAAATTCTTGAAAGGCATTTTGACCGGGAGAAGAATCTGTTTCCAATTCTTCAATGGCCACTATCCCAAACGGTCCTTTTAAAGCAAAATCCGGGTTTACTAAAGTTCCGGCAAGACGTTCCCACAAAAAATTACCCATTGCCAAAGAGTACAATCTAGCTCTAATTATGTCAAGTAATGGTAGAATAAACTATAGCCGCCGCCTTAGCTCAGCTGGTAGAGCAGCGGTATCGTAAACCGCAGGTCCCCGGTTCGATCCCGGGAGACGGCTCAAAGGTTAACATTCTCTATTTGTTCCCA encodes:
- a CDS encoding class I tRNA ligase family protein, with amino-acid sequence MSPRSREITAQELGKFPHQVIETKWMNRWVEDRLYRAKDDSPKPKAFILDMYPYPSGAGLHVGHVEGYTATDILSRYKRMNGFEVLHPMGWDAFGLPTENFAIKTGKNPHKVTEENADVFRKQCIRTGFSIDWAREIDTSKAEFYQFTQSIFLALYEKGLAYKSEAPVNWCTDCKTVLANEQVNDGHCERCNTEVVTRNIEQWFFKITAYADRLIADLDSLDWPESTKEGQRNWIGRTEGVEIQVDLEQTEGNLVVFTPEPESFNRPGYIVMAPEHPNLNKIVVNQNRKEVADYLTAVASKSELSRKQQKDRTGVFTGNSATNPLTGDHMEIWVADYVLMNQSDGIRLEQLQDNQAGKTNSADREKTLRRLGRKARPAIRYKLRDWLISRERYWGAPIPIVHCQSCGDQPVSENQLPVLLPEMADFTPTGEPPLAKSKQFLHTQCPNCHGPAERETKTLDTFVDSAWYYMRFADPHNHQSIGSKQLLKKWLPVDFYIGGADHTTGHLLYARFITKVLYDLGVINFNEPFTKLTHQGMILGADGRKMSKRWGNAVNPLDVANEFGSDALRLYEMFLGPLEQSKVWDNKALVGPRRFVDKVWQLPQKVYDENPSAEEIKTTNILIDRITGAIEAGKYNVAVSDFMKYLNFIEQSRKISHQSYETFLKLLAPFAPFIAEELWERVGNRYSIHQSEWPQAIADKGIGQTISLPVMINGKVKGTIPQPAGVEYTQEEIMAILKADPGLANELKDLKVKRIIYKQGKIFNILT
- a CDS encoding ABC transporter ATP-binding protein, whose product is MINIKNVFFSYPGNNHSPSKPILANINFNIKNGEFVSILGRSGCGKTTLVNILAGYLLAKTGQILINNIEVKKPGKNRIVVNQENDLFKWLTVGENMQLVSRDENNISQYLKLVGLNDAREYFPNHLSGGMKKRLSLARALAVNPDFLILDEPFDSLDHHLREELHLELDRIFSLTKKTTLLVTHDIDEAIFLSDRIIVLGGKPASILNQFPINFSHPRKLSLKSCRKFTQYRTILKKAL
- a CDS encoding ABC transporter permease; the encoded protein is MKKFLLIILLVVIYQALNVIFPNHFFPSIWQILTALIKNLSDREFYLDIGSSLSRILIGFTLAGVAGVFLGLILGYDQRLKDLKLFVELLRPIPPIAWIPIAIIIFGLGNASAYFIVFLGAFFPIFTNTYFGAISIPVIYKNVASSFEINKATYFIKILLFFSLPYIFTGLKIGIGMAWMSVIAAELIAAQSGLGYYIQLNRLLLQTDNIIVGMIFIGVIGNLLQKLIELLEKKIIIWN
- a CDS encoding sulfatase-like hydrolase/transferase; this translates as MHIILVSIDTLRADCINASPRARDYLQQHATKISLKTEALDKILNSGLYYNNCFSAAPYTSASHAAYFTGQWPLHNGIYEFFNRRLIQPTIFEWAKKQGYTTIFQTDFPVILGRSLGFTNGIDHYFIEDEAKAFKTLISNKANNTLSFFHFGGVHYPYGFHILKFGGQDYINKVSSLEKKYRISNREWRKPNDILTETFRNKQDTELLLHYKYIIEKLYREHLYNDLFSLYLEGINYFMAHRFDRFINVVKNFVDNNQALLFIFSDHGEEWDADSEAHHNSISDNVLRVPLIVYGRQIAPRIEENLVRTIDLAPTIKALLPYQDKNQKLDGSKLDIFTSGKNRPVAKFAVSQCWLSIATKKQIADHQKMAMKTKKTVKPLKTYLFKEAARDQLNKIAIFYHQNGTILREESSGKVAGLKKILIDYNASKVTNKNKLSRLELKIRNELTNLGYKV
- a CDS encoding sulfatase — its product is MKNVILISLDTVRADVAYSGQFKTIETLRNQGTTFLNTISSSPFTPASHATVFTGLQPYNHGLRHLFKEKLNPKAVTVAQAFKKQGYSTGAIVSCPGMNRWYGFSRGFDHYDDEIHKLADGSDPLLTIDVKKRGSALKRAPLVVSRAKAWLETKKNKPFFLFIHFFDAHWPYKAPEKWGGKNYYEEEVAYADHYLGEFIQYLKKNNLYDNTTVICFSDHGEDLEGLYPNDKGGKKLGHPEECGHGCLLYDQTQKVVLIIKDKTLPTNKKIQQQVRLVDVFPTILDLLDTKLKTKNDGVSLMPIIKANARLDLSAYSETFYPEEQTQTTGQFKNARNKLSLRVSNQYKLIFHLGSDQVELYDLKKDQNEKQNLYKLCI
- a CDS encoding NrtA/SsuA/CpmA family ABC transporter substrate-binding protein produces the protein MKKILLGIFLLVMIFVFKDKLFPKPQTTPVQLTNIRIGWQVPWATEGQLTQVLKNTDILQKNGLKAEFKGFNSGPPLNEAALAGEVDVIFTADQPTATLLGKNPNWVIIGRLMYNRVSLYVPPKSPIKTVADLKGKTVGMPFGAAAQRMALKAEQDAGLDTKKDVNNVNLDIYEQSDLVRDPEAVKWGKMDALAGFDPTPAIFEEKGLIRTLTVGKVISLIVMSKEYIQANSPAPVQFLKAFNSAYDYYRNNVSTADAWFTAESKLTITPKSLQIAAAIEPNLSLNSAADIRLGFIDDDYTIMQEAADFIFNQSLVKTRVTMKDYIDLSYLQAAALK
- a CDS encoding alanine--tRNA ligase-related protein, encoding MTFPELKDLSPKIDIQQEQKFVTDQFLQFYEENGYQSLPSADLLPQDDQSVLFTGATITPLKKFLEEGVATPGLVMVQKCLRTKRLEEMTNLSKISDWTHYFTMCGILAAPGRAETVANEAFELLINRLKINPENLLVEAASADRDLSTFWSNKGTRVIEDSQPKNYYHWHYGIPGISGRGINLQLRFGQNSTYRDLGNLISVEDANSRVIAYEFGFGLESLIATKHGFKKPMEASLVSSVIPYKEGLQEKFIDTLMAAAVIFHYGVEPGRGKEKHVLKKLIKGLSFLRRKMSIDNDQIKDWCEKFETVEFGNSDSGDKLINGIIVYEQQLAKFFDYAKNQVHAHQLRNDLGEKLLEKLNRQGGDMGILPVEIEEVIIKNYPKVD
- a CDS encoding phosphoribosyltransferase family protein, which translates into the protein MKIKWKDFELHTLKLLNKIKKNGFKPDVIVAVGNSGLIPAVMVAKALKTKDFEWIRIYSYNEKNEKIKSRVISSNLSKSLERKKVLCVDDIVATGETFALAKKEILRFNPKEIRFAACIVSQYVCKKYPDYWGETILRNAEDFISLPWDNFL
- a CDS encoding Nif3-like dinuclear metal center hexameric protein translates to MGNTFFSPTLTQVVDSLDTFFKVKKLAKDPAMSKFVPEVYHQTNIEWKKIFEPDFILRFNGLMIKGAAKIQTMFTAAFPGNEILQKFISQSNQGDLLFLHHPIILECGDPRGNLGRGFLPLNSDLLKKIIKKKLSLYSCHAPLDYHQKISTGRAIAAGLQATINSEFLPYGNGYAGLTATINPISTEALIIKLKRLFGIPYVDFAGKKLDRITKIGIVAGGGDEIKYSQTCRKKGAQAYITGEIFSHYRSDWGKQNTAKVLEYAKAIDFSLIGVSHAASEFLVMKTQIPKWLKENFGLKVVPLAQSKWWS